A single Halarcobacter anaerophilus DNA region contains:
- a CDS encoding TolC family protein produces the protein MYKLILYILLINNYLFSQTVDFEKALNLTLENNLQLKSQKLDIENANLDIKKVKSYSYGKLDLKHEMSRTNHAGYVFNNKLSSREATFRDFGFAQMDEGIDTQPKDLNYPDYRDNFNTKLTYEIPLFTGFKLQTQEDMMKIAHKAQQLKLNLDEKSLEFEVLKAYNAAVVAKEFIKATQKAKESVNLFVTAANEFYKEGLVTKIDKKQARVHELNVQSKLTEARNKFNIAIAYLNFLTSQDNISDVQALKMIICEDFDYNTLYNTAISNRDDLKIVKEQEKSMEKNVQLSNSSYYPNIYSYLEYGFNDDKITFDSNKDYYMGMLGIKYTLFDNTRSIDKQKSKILLNKTALGLNHLKDAIKLDVQKALLNLKAKRKTFKEKKEAKQLANEVLEQSKLMYKNQLIPMTELLKQEAIYRENEASLIMANYELSLALARVNLVSGKRLRE, from the coding sequence ATGTATAAATTAATCTTATATATATTATTAATAAATAATTATCTTTTTTCACAAACCGTTGACTTTGAAAAAGCACTAAATCTAACTCTTGAAAATAACCTCCAACTAAAATCACAAAAACTAGATATAGAAAATGCAAATCTTGATATAAAAAAAGTAAAATCTTACTCATACGGAAAATTGGATTTAAAACATGAAATGAGCAGAACCAACCACGCAGGATATGTTTTTAATAATAAACTATCTTCAAGAGAGGCTACTTTTAGAGACTTTGGATTTGCTCAAATGGATGAAGGAATTGATACTCAGCCAAAAGATTTAAATTATCCCGATTACAGAGATAATTTTAATACAAAACTGACTTATGAAATTCCCTTGTTTACAGGCTTCAAACTGCAAACACAAGAAGATATGATGAAAATTGCCCATAAAGCTCAACAGTTAAAATTAAATCTTGATGAAAAATCTTTGGAATTTGAAGTACTTAAAGCTTATAATGCAGCCGTTGTAGCAAAAGAGTTTATAAAAGCTACACAAAAAGCAAAAGAGTCGGTAAATCTTTTTGTAACAGCGGCAAATGAGTTTTATAAAGAGGGACTTGTTACAAAAATAGATAAAAAACAAGCCAGAGTACATGAACTAAATGTTCAAAGTAAATTAACCGAAGCTAGAAATAAATTCAATATAGCTATTGCCTATTTAAACTTTTTAACTTCACAAGATAATATAAGCGATGTTCAAGCCTTAAAAATGATAATTTGTGAGGATTTTGATTATAACACTTTATATAATACCGCAATTAGCAATAGAGATGATCTAAAAATCGTAAAAGAGCAAGAAAAAAGCATGGAAAAAAACGTGCAGCTTAGTAACTCTTCATATTATCCCAATATCTACTCATATTTAGAGTACGGTTTTAATGATGATAAAATTACATTTGACAGCAACAAAGATTATTATATGGGTATGTTAGGAATAAAATATACACTTTTTGATAATACGAGAAGTATAGATAAACAAAAAAGCAAAATACTTTTAAATAAAACGGCTTTAGGTTTAAACCATTTAAAAGATGCTATTAAACTTGATGTACAAAAAGCTTTATTAAATCTAAAAGCAAAAAGAAAAACATTTAAAGAGAAAAAAGAGGCAAAACAACTTGCAAATGAGGTTTTGGAACAATCCAAACTTATGTATAAAAATCAGTTGATTCCTATGACTGAACTTTTAAAACAAGAGGCAATATATAGAGAGAACGAAGCCTCTTTAATAATGGCAAATTATGAACTCTCTTTAGCTCTTGCAAGGGTAAATCTCGTTTCAGGTAAAAGGTTAAGAGAGTAA
- a CDS encoding efflux RND transporter periplasmic adaptor subunit, protein MKKILISMVILFFSITNLNALELSGTVISDNEKIITSRYMGFIKKVYVNEGDFVKKGALLYEIDSTNIDSNKQQAQLNLQIQENNLNNVKTNYERYKRLYEKDLVPKYDLEQLELKLRNIKNMISIAKAKLKEVNYQYRYLKIRAPNDGLIIKKSIKSGEMAMPSAPAMILSDLESLKIKTDINESNLGKIKIGQDVDIIIESLNLRTKGKVASIIPNVQNMTHSFTVKISFDKKDKHIYPGMYSKIYLKLDKNE, encoded by the coding sequence ATGAAAAAAATACTTATATCTATGGTTATACTTTTTTTTAGTATAACAAATTTAAATGCACTTGAGTTAAGCGGAACCGTTATTTCGGATAATGAAAAAATCATTACAAGCAGATACATGGGCTTTATAAAAAAAGTTTACGTAAATGAAGGTGATTTTGTAAAAAAAGGCGCTTTGCTTTATGAAATTGATTCTACGAATATTGACAGCAATAAACAACAAGCCCAGTTAAATCTCCAAATTCAAGAGAATAATCTTAATAATGTAAAAACCAATTATGAAAGATATAAAAGATTATATGAAAAAGATTTGGTTCCAAAATATGATTTAGAGCAGTTAGAGTTAAAATTAAGAAATATTAAAAATATGATTTCTATTGCAAAAGCCAAATTAAAAGAGGTAAATTATCAATACAGATACCTTAAAATAAGAGCACCCAATGACGGTTTGATTATTAAAAAAAGTATCAAAAGCGGAGAAATGGCAATGCCTAGCGCCCCAGCTATGATTTTATCTGATTTGGAGAGTCTAAAAATAAAAACAGATATAAATGAGAGTAATTTAGGAAAAATAAAAATCGGTCAAGATGTGGATATTATTATTGAATCACTTAATCTGAGAACAAAAGGAAAAGTTGCATCAATAATCCCAAACGTACAAAATATGACCCACTCTTTTACGGTAAAAATATCTTTTGATAAAAAAGATAAACATATATATCCCGGAATGTATAGTAAAATCTATTTAAAGTTGGATAAAAATGAATAA
- a CDS encoding N-acetyltransferase, whose protein sequence is MEIKFFKPDVTHIKAMQELVQEEVDKGIILLRTEDEMANTIRSYTVVEVDGKIAGFTALHIHSIRLSEVRSLIISKEYRGLKLGKKLVEACIKEGRKLGLQQILSLTYQKGFFESLGFYEIEKEKIPEHKIWADCIRCKYFPVCEEIAMVYDL, encoded by the coding sequence TTGGAAATTAAATTTTTTAAGCCTGATGTAACACATATAAAGGCTATGCAAGAGCTTGTTCAAGAAGAGGTTGACAAAGGTATTATTCTTCTTAGAACAGAAGATGAAATGGCAAATACTATAAGATCTTATACTGTTGTTGAAGTAGATGGTAAAATAGCAGGTTTTACTGCACTTCATATTCATTCAATCAGACTATCAGAGGTTAGAAGTCTTATTATATCAAAAGAGTATAGAGGGCTGAAACTCGGTAAAAAACTTGTAGAAGCCTGTATCAAAGAGGGTAGAAAACTGGGATTACAACAGATTTTATCTTTAACTTATCAAAAAGGTTTTTTTGAGAGTTTAGGGTTTTATGAAATTGAAAAAGAGAAGATTCCCGAACATAAAATCTGGGCTGATTGTATTAGATGCAAATATTTCCCAGTATGTGAAGAAATAGCAATGGTTTATGACCTTTAA
- the yihA gene encoding ribosome biogenesis GTP-binding protein YihA/YsxC: MKIVEANFLTSAQSIIDSPSPDKAEVAFLGRSNVGKSSLLNTLTNRKGLAKSSSTPGKTQLINYFDIKFKTQNEELPYMYARFVDLPGFGYAKVSKSLKKEWNKNLTGYLEQRPSLQIFVHLIDARHPTLDIDKNVDEFLESIKRGDQIIIHAFTKIDKLKQNDLQKLKREYPKGIFISNLKKRGVDQLQSAITGYLFGN; encoded by the coding sequence ATGAAAATAGTTGAAGCAAATTTTTTAACTTCTGCCCAAAGTATTATAGACTCTCCTAGTCCAGATAAAGCCGAAGTTGCTTTTTTGGGAAGAAGTAATGTAGGAAAATCTTCTTTGTTAAATACTTTAACAAATAGAAAAGGTTTGGCAAAATCTTCATCAACTCCCGGGAAAACCCAGTTGATAAACTATTTTGATATAAAGTTTAAAACTCAAAACGAAGAGTTACCTTATATGTATGCAAGATTTGTAGATCTTCCCGGTTTCGGTTATGCAAAGGTTTCAAAAAGTTTAAAAAAAGAGTGGAATAAGAATTTAACGGGATATTTAGAGCAAAGACCCTCTTTGCAGATTTTTGTTCATTTAATTGATGCAAGGCATCCGACTTTGGATATAGATAAAAACGTTGATGAATTTTTAGAATCAATTAAAAGAGGAGATCAAATCATTATTCATGCTTTTACGAAAATTGATAAATTAAAGCAGAATGATTTGCAAAAGTTAAAAAGAGAGTACCCTAAGGGTATATTTATTTCAAACCTCAAAAAAAGAGGTGTTGATCAATTACAAAGTGCGATTACAGGATATCTTTTTGGAAATTAA
- a CDS encoding LptA/OstA family protein: protein MKFLFAILALTSMLFAATEKLIIDSSHFETNDATGLTVFTGNVKLRKSLDKLNSQKLEIFMPPKSKGKAKEPLKYVATGKVDFEIHSNGKIYKGKGDKVIYNPKKQEYTVIGNGYIKEEVEQRELMGEKIFINQLSGNARVVGKEDKPVRFIINIESGSKKE from the coding sequence ATGAAATTTTTATTTGCTATTTTAGCACTAACTTCAATGCTTTTTGCCGCAACAGAAAAACTGATAATAGATTCAAGTCATTTTGAGACAAATGATGCAACAGGTTTAACCGTATTTACGGGTAATGTAAAGTTACGAAAAAGTTTGGATAAATTAAATTCGCAGAAGTTGGAGATATTTATGCCTCCTAAGAGCAAGGGTAAAGCTAAAGAGCCTCTTAAATATGTTGCAACGGGAAAAGTAGATTTTGAAATTCACTCTAACGGAAAAATCTATAAAGGAAAAGGCGATAAAGTAATCTATAATCCAAAAAAACAAGAGTATACTGTTATTGGTAATGGATATATAAAAGAAGAAGTTGAACAAAGAGAATTAATGGGTGAAAAAATATTTATCAACCAATTAAGTGGAAATGCCAGAGTTGTGGGTAAAGAGGATAAACCTGTTAGATTTATTATTAATATAGAAAGCGGATCTAAAAAAGAATGA
- a CDS encoding KdsC family phosphatase produces MIELIVLDVDGTLTNGGITYTSNGDELKTFDVADGLAVATWTKKLGKKAAIITGRNSLIVERRAKELKINFLFQGVDNKDHVLENILKKENISWNQVAVIGDDLNDYKMLKKAGLSFCPASGSKYIKEIVNIVCKNPGGKGAVREMIEYIIKEDGLEEEFIKSWL; encoded by the coding sequence ATGATTGAACTTATTGTTCTTGATGTTGACGGTACCTTAACCAACGGCGGGATAACATACACAAGCAACGGTGATGAGCTTAAAACTTTTGATGTAGCAGACGGTTTGGCAGTTGCTACTTGGACTAAAAAGCTTGGTAAAAAAGCGGCAATTATTACAGGAAGAAACTCTTTAATTGTTGAAAGAAGAGCAAAAGAGTTGAAAATCAATTTTCTTTTTCAAGGCGTTGATAATAAAGATCATGTTCTTGAAAATATTTTAAAAAAAGAGAATATCTCTTGGAATCAAGTTGCCGTAATAGGTGATGATTTAAATGATTATAAGATGTTGAAAAAAGCAGGATTGTCTTTTTGTCCCGCTTCCGGTTCAAAATATATAAAAGAGATTGTAAATATCGTATGTAAAAATCCCGGCGGCAAAGGTGCAGTACGGGAAATGATAGAGTATATTATAAAAGAAGACGGTTTGGAAGAGGAATTTATTAAATCATGGTTATAA
- the hisB gene encoding imidazoleglycerol-phosphate dehydratase HisB, giving the protein MTELNRKTKETDISCKVDIKGSGNSKIDTGVGFFDHMLEALSKHSGVDIELTCKGDLHIDAHHSVEDCGIVLGKALKDEIFPIKNVERYGNATVVMDEAATTCALDLSNRPFLVYEVNISGKVGEFDVELAEEFFHALVMNSGLTAHIINERGRNKHHILEASFKAFAVALRRAMVINEKLGVPSTKGVL; this is encoded by the coding sequence ATGACTGAATTAAATAGAAAAACAAAAGAGACCGATATTAGTTGTAAAGTAGATATTAAAGGTTCAGGTAATTCGAAAATTGATACTGGAGTAGGGTTTTTCGATCATATGTTGGAGGCTTTGTCAAAACACAGTGGAGTTGATATTGAATTAACCTGTAAAGGAGATCTTCATATAGATGCTCATCATAGTGTGGAAGATTGCGGAATAGTTTTGGGAAAAGCGTTAAAAGATGAAATCTTTCCTATAAAAAATGTCGAAAGATACGGAAATGCAACCGTTGTGATGGATGAAGCTGCAACTACCTGTGCTTTGGATTTGTCAAATAGACCATTTTTAGTGTATGAAGTAAATATCAGCGGAAAAGTAGGGGAGTTTGATGTTGAACTAGCCGAAGAATTTTTTCATGCTTTGGTTATGAATTCAGGACTTACGGCGCATATTATAAATGAAAGAGGAAGAAATAAACACCATATATTAGAAGCTAGTTTTAAAGCTTTTGCAGTAGCATTAAGAAGAGCTATGGTTATAAATGAAAAACTTGGAGTTCCTAGTACAAAAGGTGTATTATGA
- a CDS encoding septal ring lytic transglycosylase RlpA family protein, whose translation MLLDKYRLSTTTLFISSLIFFTGCSQKSTWSGSSNGFWGSKTYKDIPQQKIKNSKAMYRATMRPYQIAGKWYYPTLAKVGDVQRGIASWYGPNFHAKRTSNGEIYNMYGMTAAHKTLPMNTMVRVDNLDNGKSTIVRINDRGPFVSGRIIDLSNKAAHEVNMVGRGTANVKVTVLGFHAKIAKTKQEKAETATVGKYYVQVGAFRRLEGAKITKRKFEMILEDRYNVVIKEGIYLDEPINRVWVAGFRSQEEATDFKESNGLSSAMIIAE comes from the coding sequence TTGTTATTAGATAAATATAGATTAAGTACTACGACTCTTTTTATCTCTTCTTTGATTTTTTTCACCGGATGTTCTCAAAAATCAACTTGGAGCGGTTCTTCAAACGGCTTCTGGGGCAGTAAAACATATAAAGATATTCCCCAGCAAAAAATAAAAAATTCAAAAGCTATGTATAGAGCAACTATGCGACCCTATCAAATTGCAGGCAAATGGTATTATCCGACTTTGGCAAAAGTTGGTGATGTGCAAAGAGGAATTGCTTCTTGGTACGGACCTAATTTTCATGCAAAAAGAACTTCAAACGGCGAAATTTATAATATGTACGGTATGACTGCCGCACATAAGACTCTACCTATGAATACGATGGTTAGAGTTGATAACCTGGATAACGGAAAATCAACTATTGTTAGAATAAACGATAGAGGACCTTTCGTATCGGGAAGAATTATAGATTTATCAAATAAAGCAGCCCATGAAGTAAATATGGTAGGAAGAGGAACTGCAAATGTTAAAGTTACGGTTCTTGGTTTCCATGCAAAAATTGCAAAAACAAAACAAGAAAAAGCTGAAACGGCAACAGTCGGTAAGTATTATGTTCAAGTGGGAGCCTTTAGAAGATTAGAGGGTGCAAAAATTACTAAAAGAAAATTTGAAATGATACTTGAAGATAGATATAATGTCGTAATAAAAGAGGGTATTTATTTAGATGAACCTATTAACCGTGTATGGGTTGCAGGTTTTAGATCTCAAGAAGAGGCTACAGACTTTAAAGAGTCAAACGGCTTAAGTAGTGCAATGATTATTGCCGAATAG
- a CDS encoding lytic transglycosylase domain-containing protein, with protein sequence MKKFLFSFLIFSAYLHATLTGANFTQRDVHILEDLDINPSFITDYKLQEIYEKLQNQASMEHYIKKFEEASIFLPRIKEILREEGIPTSFIYMAMAESYFTIDARSNAKATGLWQFMYETGKRYGLNSNIYVDERMDLVKSTVAATKYLKALHKRFGKWYLAAIAYNCGEGRVVEALTRASLDLYIQKNPKLKSDKKIKEYRKVIYDYQKRRTRFKNLRAVYKEVQKLGIRPELEYLLRVQPKVGRQYLPQESRRYIRKIISFGMLNSQNFIKIDENSHLLNMGISKTIATVPVKGGLHLKNIAKAIDMSYDDLLNLNKHIKQSIIPPTKKYYTINIPYDKLTLFNKNSASIKDTKFAIHVVKSGDTLYGISRKYKVPLKLIKEYNHLKTTRLALRQKIELPIPNDMIGKINFTLFDDRKRTKNYIVKNGDSLYSIAKKYKVDVKKLMRDNKLKTTLLKIGDSIVIR encoded by the coding sequence TTGAAAAAATTTTTATTTTCATTTTTGATTTTTTCTGCTTATTTACATGCAACACTTACAGGTGCTAATTTTACGCAAAGAGATGTTCATATTTTAGAAGATTTAGATATAAATCCCTCTTTTATTACAGATTACAAACTACAAGAGATTTATGAAAAGTTACAAAATCAAGCTAGTATGGAACATTATATTAAAAAGTTTGAAGAGGCATCAATCTTTCTTCCTCGAATAAAAGAGATATTAAGAGAAGAGGGAATTCCAACTTCATTTATTTATATGGCAATGGCTGAATCTTATTTCACGATAGATGCAAGATCTAATGCAAAAGCAACAGGACTTTGGCAATTTATGTATGAAACAGGAAAAAGATACGGATTAAACAGTAATATCTATGTTGATGAAAGAATGGATTTGGTTAAATCAACAGTTGCCGCAACAAAATATTTAAAAGCTCTTCATAAAAGATTCGGAAAATGGTATTTAGCTGCAATTGCATATAACTGCGGTGAAGGTAGAGTTGTTGAAGCTTTAACAAGAGCAAGCTTGGATTTATATATTCAAAAAAATCCTAAACTAAAATCAGATAAAAAAATTAAAGAGTATAGAAAAGTTATTTATGATTATCAAAAAAGAAGAACTAGATTTAAAAATTTAAGAGCAGTATATAAAGAAGTTCAAAAATTGGGAATAAGACCTGAATTAGAGTATTTATTAAGAGTTCAACCCAAAGTAGGAAGACAATATCTTCCTCAAGAAAGCAGAAGATATATAAGAAAAATCATATCGTTCGGGATGTTAAATTCACAAAATTTTATCAAAATTGATGAAAACTCTCATCTTCTTAATATGGGAATCTCAAAAACTATAGCAACAGTTCCCGTAAAAGGTGGATTACATCTTAAAAATATAGCAAAAGCAATAGATATGTCTTATGATGATTTATTAAATCTTAACAAACATATAAAACAGTCGATAATTCCACCTACAAAAAAATATTATACGATAAATATTCCATATGATAAACTTACATTGTTTAATAAAAACAGTGCTTCGATAAAAGATACAAAATTTGCAATTCACGTGGTTAAAAGCGGAGATACTCTGTACGGTATTTCAAGAAAATATAAAGTTCCTTTGAAGTTAATAAAAGAGTATAACCATCTAAAAACTACAAGATTGGCATTAAGACAAAAAATAGAACTGCCTATTCCCAATGATATGATAGGAAAAATAAATTTTACACTTTTTGATGATAGAAAAAGAACTAAAAATTATATAGTTAAAAACGGAGATTCTTTATACTCTATTGCAAAGAAATATAAAGTAGACGTAAAAAAACTTATGAGAGATAATAAGTTAAAAACAACGCTTTTAAAAATAGGAGATAGTATTGTTATTAGATAA
- a CDS encoding TatD family hydrolase gives MIIDTHCHLDNEQYYDDIDNVIKHALENKVKGFLIPGADFKDLPQAIKLAEKYDEIFFAVGIHPYDIEKYDEKVMQEYINHPKCIAVGECGLDYFRLPEDKEEKEAVVKKQKEVFEAQIEFAKKVNKPLIVHIREASNDSREILINSNAKEVGGVLHCFNASEHLLPLWEHNFYFGIGGVLTFKNAKKLVEILPKIPKEKLIIETDAPYLTPHPYRGTRNEPYYTNLVADKISELLNMSREEVENLTTNNAKTLFKQFSKII, from the coding sequence ATAATTATAGATACTCACTGCCATTTGGACAACGAACAATATTACGATGATATTGACAATGTTATAAAACATGCCCTTGAAAACAAAGTCAAAGGTTTTTTAATCCCCGGAGCGGATTTTAAAGATCTTCCCCAAGCTATAAAACTAGCGGAAAAATATGACGAAATATTTTTTGCTGTAGGAATCCACCCTTACGATATAGAAAAATATGATGAAAAAGTTATGCAAGAGTATATAAATCATCCTAAGTGCATAGCCGTGGGTGAATGTGGATTAGACTATTTCAGACTTCCTGAAGACAAAGAAGAAAAAGAAGCAGTAGTAAAAAAACAAAAAGAGGTTTTTGAAGCACAAATAGAGTTTGCTAAAAAAGTTAACAAACCTTTAATTGTTCATATAAGAGAGGCTTCAAACGATTCAAGAGAAATTTTAATAAACAGTAATGCAAAAGAAGTAGGCGGTGTTCTTCACTGTTTTAATGCAAGTGAACATCTCCTACCCTTATGGGAACATAACTTCTATTTTGGAATAGGCGGAGTATTAACTTTTAAAAATGCAAAAAAATTAGTTGAAATACTGCCTAAAATTCCCAAAGAGAAACTAATAATTGAAACAGATGCTCCTTATTTAACTCCTCATCCTTATAGGGGAACAAGAAATGAACCTTATTATACTAATTTAGTTGCAGATAAAATATCTGAACTTTTAAATATGAGTAGAGAAGAGGTTGAAAACCTTACTACAAATAATGCAAAAACCCTATTTAAGCAGTTTTCTAAAATTATTTAG
- the hslU gene encoding HslU--HslV peptidase ATPase subunit, which yields MELTPKQIVNYLDDYIIGQDNAKKTIALALRNRYRRMNVEPELREEIMPKNILMIGSTGVGKTEIARRLAKMMGLPFIKVEASKYTEVGFVGRDVESMIRDLVYESITLVTREFEEKIKDKIDEEINRQIIEKLVPPLPETASESARESFIKTYNKMEEKLVSGELDERKIEIEIPKKTHVEIIDSSIPMDMTSMQESLNKMLGGLNKEKIKKEVKIKDAKILLKEVASDKLLDKEAIKIEAIKRAENGGIIFLDEIDKIATGSKTQNQDPSKEGVQRDLLPIVEGSTVHTKFGQVKTDHVLFIAAGAFHVSKPSDLLPELQGRFPLRVELENLDEEALYKILTNTKNSLLRQYQALLKVEDVDLEFTDDAIRAFAKYSVSANEKTEDIGARRLHTVIEKVIEDISFEADEKAGEKVIISKELVEEKLEEIVDNVDTARYIL from the coding sequence ATGGAATTAACACCAAAGCAAATTGTAAACTATTTAGATGATTATATTATCGGTCAAGATAATGCAAAAAAAACAATCGCTCTTGCTTTGAGAAACAGATACAGAAGAATGAATGTAGAACCTGAACTTAGAGAAGAGATTATGCCTAAAAATATTTTGATGATAGGTAGTACGGGAGTCGGAAAAACAGAGATTGCAAGAAGACTTGCAAAAATGATGGGCTTGCCGTTTATTAAAGTTGAAGCATCAAAATATACGGAAGTAGGTTTTGTAGGTAGAGATGTTGAGTCTATGATTAGAGATTTAGTTTATGAATCAATAACTTTAGTAACAAGAGAGTTTGAAGAGAAGATAAAAGATAAAATAGATGAAGAGATAAACAGACAGATTATTGAAAAACTTGTTCCTCCTCTTCCTGAAACTGCAAGTGAAAGTGCCAGAGAATCTTTTATTAAAACATATAATAAAATGGAAGAGAAATTAGTATCAGGTGAGCTTGATGAGAGAAAAATAGAGATTGAAATTCCTAAAAAAACCCATGTAGAGATTATAGACTCTTCAATTCCTATGGATATGACCTCTATGCAAGAGAGTCTAAATAAAATGTTAGGCGGTCTAAATAAAGAGAAAATCAAAAAAGAGGTAAAAATCAAAGATGCAAAAATTCTTTTAAAAGAGGTTGCAAGCGATAAACTTCTTGATAAAGAGGCTATTAAAATTGAAGCTATTAAAAGAGCTGAAAACGGCGGTATTATTTTTCTTGATGAAATTGATAAAATTGCAACAGGTTCAAAAACCCAAAATCAAGATCCGAGTAAAGAGGGTGTACAAAGAGATTTACTTCCTATAGTTGAAGGAAGTACTGTTCATACAAAATTCGGTCAAGTAAAAACAGATCATGTTTTATTTATTGCAGCAGGTGCTTTTCATGTATCAAAACCTTCTGATCTGCTTCCTGAACTTCAAGGAAGATTTCCTTTAAGAGTTGAGTTGGAAAATTTGGATGAAGAGGCATTATATAAAATCTTGACAAATACGAAAAACTCACTTTTAAGACAATATCAAGCTCTATTAAAAGTTGAAGATGTAGATTTAGAGTTTACTGACGATGCCATAAGAGCTTTTGCAAAATATTCCGTTAGCGCAAATGAAAAAACCGAAGATATCGGTGCAAGAAGATTGCATACCGTTATTGAAAAAGTTATTGAAGATATCTCTTTTGAAGCAGATGAAAAAGCCGGAGAAAAAGTTATTATCTCAAAAGAACTTGTTGAAGAGAAACTTGAAGAGATTGTAGATAATGTAGATACGGCAAGATATATTTTATAA
- the hslV gene encoding ATP-dependent protease subunit HslV, with the protein MFEATTILAYKGQEQAVIGGDGQVTFGNAVLKGNATKIRKLYKDQILAGFAGSTADAFNLFDMFEGHLESCKGDLLKAVIAFSKEWRKDKVLRRLEAMMIVLNKKHIFILSGNGDVVEPEDGSIAAIGSGGNFAISAARALAKHSDLKPIDLVKESLMIAGDLCIYTNHNIKILEIED; encoded by the coding sequence ATGTTTGAAGCAACTACGATACTTGCATACAAAGGACAAGAACAAGCAGTAATAGGAGGAGACGGTCAAGTAACTTTCGGAAATGCTGTTTTAAAAGGTAATGCTACAAAAATAAGAAAGTTGTACAAAGATCAGATTTTGGCTGGATTTGCGGGAAGTACGGCAGATGCTTTTAATCTATTTGATATGTTTGAAGGGCATTTGGAGTCTTGTAAAGGTGATTTGTTAAAAGCCGTAATTGCTTTTTCCAAAGAGTGGAGAAAAGATAAAGTTCTAAGAAGACTTGAAGCTATGATGATTGTTTTAAATAAAAAGCATATTTTTATTCTTTCTGGAAACGGAGATGTAGTTGAACCCGAAGACGGAAGTATAGCTGCAATAGGAAGCGGAGGTAATTTTGCTATCTCAGCTGCGCGTGCTTTAGCAAAACATTCAGATTTAAAACCGATTGATTTAGTAAAAGAGTCTCTTATGATTGCAGGAGATCTTTGTATTTATACAAATCATAATATTAAAATATTAGAAATAGAGGATTAA
- the rplI gene encoding 50S ribosomal protein L9: MKVLLIKDVKGTGKAGEVKEVKDGYGKNFLIAKGFALHATQEVLDNYKEEQRLKAEQEAKEVAIAEEVAQKIDSTKLTIKHKIGANGNLIGSVTNKEISEALKEQFDIELDRKAITLRDKIKSTGIFEVDCKLGHSVHAVLKVDIIGEE; this comes from the coding sequence ATGAAAGTATTATTAATTAAAGATGTAAAAGGTACAGGTAAAGCTGGAGAGGTAAAAGAGGTAAAAGACGGTTACGGTAAAAATTTTTTAATTGCAAAAGGTTTTGCTCTTCATGCAACACAAGAGGTACTAGATAATTATAAAGAAGAACAAAGATTAAAAGCAGAGCAAGAAGCAAAAGAGGTTGCAATAGCTGAAGAAGTAGCTCAAAAAATAGATTCAACAAAACTTACAATAAAACATAAAATAGGTGCAAACGGAAACTTAATAGGTTCTGTTACAAATAAAGAGATTAGTGAAGCTTTAAAAGAACAATTTGATATAGAACTTGATAGAAAAGCTATTACTTTAAGAGATAAAATAAAATCAACAGGAATTTTTGAAGTGGATTGTAAGCTTGGGCACTCTGTTCATGCCGTTTTAAAAGTAGATATTATTGGAGAAGAATAG